A DNA window from Bradyrhizobium barranii subsp. barranii contains the following coding sequences:
- a CDS encoding antibiotic biosynthesis monooxygenase family protein — MYIAMNRFRVTKGSETAFEQVWLSRDTFLDGVPGFVEFHLLRGPELEDHTLYASHTIWANHAAFEAWTKSEAFRAAHQRAGDNKPLYLGHPQFEGFEVMQTVGRGAK, encoded by the coding sequence ATGTACATCGCCATGAACCGCTTCCGCGTCACCAAGGGCTCTGAAACCGCTTTCGAACAGGTCTGGCTCTCGCGCGACACGTTTCTCGACGGGGTGCCGGGCTTCGTCGAATTCCATCTGCTGCGCGGTCCCGAGCTCGAGGACCACACGCTCTATGCCTCGCACACGATCTGGGCGAACCACGCCGCGTTCGAGGCGTGGACCAAGTCGGAGGCGTTTCGCGCGGCGCATCAGCGCGCTGGCGATAACAAGCCGCTCTATCTCGGCCATCCCCAGTTCGAAGGCTTTGAGGTGATGCAGACGGTGGGACGCGGCGCGAAGTAA
- a CDS encoding aldo/keto reductase, with amino-acid sequence MEIRNLGASGLRVSAVGLGCNNFGQRIDLEASRKVIHRALDLGITLFDTADIYSAMGGSENVLGAVLGDRRKDIVLATKYSKPMAEDGTKQGASRRYIMEAVDASLKRLKTDYIDLYQQHDYDPLTPIEESLRALDDLVRQGKVRYIGNSNFPAWRIAEAEYVARAMNVSRFVSCQDEYSLVVRDIEKDLLPAATEYKLGLLPFFPLASGLLTGKYKKGESAPGDTRFGQTPRLRDRYVTPRNEAIVEKLQAFAQARGHSMLELAFSWLAGRPQVSSVIAGATRVEQIEQNVKAIAWKLSAYEMAEIDKITQG; translated from the coding sequence ATGGAAATTCGTAATCTCGGCGCCTCCGGCCTGCGCGTGTCCGCGGTCGGGCTCGGCTGCAACAATTTTGGCCAGCGCATCGACCTCGAGGCCTCGCGCAAGGTGATCCACCGCGCGCTCGATCTCGGCATCACGCTGTTCGACACTGCCGACATCTATTCGGCCATGGGCGGCTCGGAAAACGTGCTCGGCGCCGTGCTGGGCGATCGCCGCAAGGACATCGTGCTGGCGACGAAATACTCCAAGCCGATGGCGGAGGACGGAACCAAGCAGGGCGCCTCGCGCCGCTACATCATGGAGGCCGTGGACGCGAGCCTGAAGCGGCTGAAGACCGATTACATCGACCTCTACCAGCAGCACGATTACGACCCGCTGACACCGATCGAGGAGAGTCTTCGCGCGCTCGACGATCTCGTCCGCCAGGGCAAGGTCCGCTACATCGGCAATTCCAACTTTCCGGCGTGGCGGATTGCGGAAGCGGAGTATGTCGCACGCGCGATGAATGTCAGCCGCTTCGTCTCCTGCCAGGACGAATATTCCCTGGTCGTGCGCGACATCGAGAAGGACCTGCTGCCGGCAGCAACGGAATACAAGCTCGGCCTGTTGCCGTTCTTCCCGCTCGCGAGTGGACTTCTGACCGGCAAATACAAAAAGGGTGAGTCCGCACCCGGCGACACCCGCTTTGGCCAAACTCCGCGGCTGCGCGACCGCTACGTCACCCCGCGCAACGAGGCGATCGTCGAGAAGCTGCAGGCCTTTGCGCAAGCGCGCGGACACTCGATGCTCGAGCTCGCCTTCTCCTGGCTCGCCGGCCGCCCGCAGGTCTCGAGCGTCATCGCGGGCGCCACCCGCGTCGAGCAGATCGAGCAGAACGTCAAGGCGATCGCGTGGAAGCTCAGCGCCTATGAGATGGCGGAGATCGACAAGATCACCCAGGGCTGA
- a CDS encoding GNAT family N-acetyltransferase has product MSLTIRSVTKQDYDQWLPLWDGYNAFYGRSGPTALAPDTRMTWQRFFDGYEPVHGLVAESDGKLLGMTNYLFHRSTTAIEPSCYLQDLFTLEASRGKGVASALIYGVYERAKLAGSPRVYWQTHETNVTAQSLYDKVAERSGFIVYRKIF; this is encoded by the coding sequence ATGTCGCTCACCATTCGCTCCGTCACGAAACAGGACTACGATCAATGGCTGCCGTTGTGGGATGGCTATAACGCTTTCTACGGCCGCTCCGGCCCGACCGCGCTGGCCCCCGACACGCGGATGACGTGGCAGCGCTTCTTCGATGGCTATGAACCGGTGCATGGGCTGGTCGCCGAGAGCGACGGCAAGCTGCTCGGCATGACGAACTATCTGTTTCACCGCAGCACCACGGCGATCGAACCGTCCTGCTATCTGCAGGACCTGTTCACGCTGGAGGCCTCGCGCGGCAAGGGCGTCGCCTCGGCGCTGATATACGGCGTCTACGAGCGCGCAAAGCTCGCGGGGTCCCCGCGGGTCTACTGGCAGACGCACGAGACCAACGTCACGGCGCAGAGCCTGTACGACAAGGTCGCCGAGCGCTCCGGCTTCATCGTCTATCGCAAGATCTTCTGA
- a CDS encoding PAS-domain containing protein has translation MRFGWRAISGPALTAAIALLAILLDRYIHVPSPAPLFVCIVALAGSLSGLASAMTSAAVAVIGAALFFLAHRALPGYAAADLVRLGLLAVTTAGTAAITGLMRERLLGTFAAERQSHATAARLSAALDQVDIGIVLLDAETRAEFINRAFRDYFALPDEVADGKPPFIALMYHGRDTGAFELPEDELGPFIAQRMQMVRIGDATPINIALRNGEVLRFVGAVLPDGGRMLSYTPVTDLVRHTDPPARAEYYRSLRDPAGRRLMRYLRVAE, from the coding sequence ATGCGGTTCGGATGGCGTGCGATCTCCGGTCCGGCGCTCACAGCGGCAATTGCGCTGCTGGCGATCCTGCTCGATCGCTATATCCATGTTCCCTCGCCTGCGCCCCTGTTCGTCTGCATCGTGGCGCTCGCCGGCTCACTGTCGGGCCTCGCTTCCGCCATGACCAGCGCTGCCGTCGCGGTGATCGGCGCGGCGTTGTTCTTTCTGGCCCATCGGGCCCTGCCGGGCTATGCGGCGGCGGATCTGGTCCGACTCGGCCTCCTCGCCGTGACGACTGCCGGCACGGCCGCAATCACCGGCCTGATGCGCGAGCGACTGCTCGGCACATTCGCCGCCGAGCGCCAGAGCCACGCCACCGCCGCGCGGCTGTCGGCCGCGCTCGACCAGGTCGATATCGGCATCGTGCTGCTCGACGCCGAAACGCGTGCCGAATTCATCAACCGCGCATTTCGCGACTATTTTGCGCTGCCGGACGAAGTGGCCGACGGCAAGCCGCCCTTCATTGCGCTGATGTATCACGGCCGCGACACCGGCGCGTTCGAGCTGCCCGAGGACGAGCTCGGCCCCTTCATCGCGCAGCGGATGCAAATGGTGCGGATCGGCGATGCCACGCCGATCAACATCGCCTTGCGTAATGGCGAGGTGCTGCGCTTCGTCGGCGCCGTCCTGCCCGATGGCGGGCGCATGCTGAGCTACACGCCCGTGACCGACCTCGTACGCCACACCGACCCGCCCGCGCGCGCCGAGTACTACCGCTCGCTACGCGACCCCGCGGGCCGCAGGCTGATGCGGTACTTGCGCGTCGCGGAGTGA
- a CDS encoding glutathione S-transferase family protein, translating to MYKLYSMQRSGNSYKVRLALALLSVPYEAVEVDILRGESRTPDFLTKNPSGQVPLLEVGDDRYLAESNAILWYVAVGTPLAPENRIDRAEALQWMFFEQHALEPNIGAAYFWLSLVKGGRDLQTHSLEDWMERGYGALQVMENHLKTNAYFAARQLTVADIALYGYTHLAERCDYDLSTFPAIRDWLKRVEAAPGFVAMDWRPADVDDPASIAAGA from the coding sequence ATGTACAAGCTCTATTCGATGCAACGCTCCGGCAACAGCTACAAGGTCCGCCTTGCGCTGGCCCTGTTGAGCGTGCCTTACGAAGCAGTCGAGGTGGACATTCTGCGCGGCGAGAGTCGCACGCCGGACTTTCTGACCAAGAACCCGTCGGGACAGGTGCCGCTGCTCGAGGTCGGCGACGACCGCTATCTCGCCGAGTCCAACGCCATCCTCTGGTACGTCGCGGTCGGCACGCCGCTTGCGCCCGAGAACCGCATTGACCGCGCCGAGGCGCTGCAATGGATGTTCTTCGAGCAGCACGCGCTCGAGCCGAACATCGGCGCCGCCTATTTCTGGCTGTCGCTGGTCAAGGGCGGCCGCGATCTCCAGACCCACTCCCTGGAAGACTGGATGGAGCGCGGCTATGGCGCGCTCCAGGTGATGGAGAACCACCTCAAGACCAACGCCTATTTCGCCGCCCGCCAGCTCACGGTCGCCGACATCGCGCTCTACGGCTACACCCACCTCGCCGAGCGCTGCGACTACGACCTCTCGACCTTCCCGGCGATCCGGGACTGGCTGAAGCGCGTGGAAGCTGCACCCGGCTTCGTGGCGATGGACTGGCGGCCCGCCGACGTCGACGACCCCGCCAGCATCGCGGCGGGCGCCTGA
- a CDS encoding pyridoxal phosphate-dependent aminotransferase: MSFLAAALDRVKPSATIAVTDKARALKAAGRNVIGLGAGEPDFDTPANIKLAAIHAIEAGKTKYTAVDGIPELKEAIIGKFQRENGVAYKPNQIIVGTGGKQVLYNALMATINPGDEVIIPAPYWVSYPEMVALAGGEPVPVVCTAATGFKLQAEALERAITPKTKWVILCSPSNPTGAAYTRTELKALTDVLVRHPHVWVMTDDMYEHLVYDDFQFTTVAQVEPKLYDRTLTVNGVSKAYCMTGWRIGYAGGPAQLIKAMSTIQSQSTSNPSSIAQWAAVEALNGPQDFIPANNKVFKERRDLVVSMLNQAKGIECPRPEGAFYVYPSCAGTIGKTAPSGKVIDNDETFVTELLETEGVAVVQGSAFGLGPAFRISYATKTSDLEDACKRIQRFCGNLR; the protein is encoded by the coding sequence ATGTCCTTCCTTGCCGCTGCGCTCGACCGTGTGAAGCCGTCCGCGACCATCGCGGTCACGGATAAAGCACGTGCGCTGAAAGCGGCGGGCCGCAACGTCATCGGCCTCGGTGCCGGCGAGCCCGACTTCGACACGCCCGCCAACATCAAGCTGGCTGCGATCCATGCCATCGAAGCCGGCAAGACCAAGTACACCGCCGTCGACGGCATTCCCGAGCTGAAGGAAGCCATCATCGGCAAGTTTCAGCGCGAGAACGGCGTGGCCTACAAGCCGAACCAGATCATCGTCGGCACCGGCGGCAAGCAGGTGCTGTACAACGCGCTGATGGCGACCATCAATCCGGGCGACGAGGTGATCATCCCCGCGCCGTACTGGGTCAGCTATCCCGAGATGGTGGCGCTCGCCGGCGGCGAGCCGGTGCCGGTGGTCTGCACCGCCGCGACCGGCTTCAAGCTCCAGGCCGAGGCGCTCGAGCGTGCGATCACGCCGAAGACCAAATGGGTGATCCTGTGCTCGCCGTCGAACCCGACCGGCGCGGCCTACACCAGGACCGAGCTGAAGGCGCTCACCGACGTGCTGGTCAGGCATCCGCATGTGTGGGTGATGACCGACGACATGTACGAGCACCTCGTCTATGACGACTTCCAGTTCACCACGGTCGCGCAGGTCGAGCCGAAACTCTACGACCGCACACTCACCGTGAACGGCGTGTCGAAGGCCTATTGCATGACCGGCTGGCGCATCGGTTACGCCGGCGGTCCGGCGCAGCTGATCAAGGCGATGTCGACGATCCAGTCGCAGTCGACCTCGAACCCGTCGTCGATCGCACAATGGGCCGCGGTGGAAGCGCTGAACGGTCCGCAGGACTTCATCCCCGCCAACAACAAGGTGTTCAAGGAGCGCCGCGACCTCGTGGTCTCCATGCTCAACCAGGCCAAGGGCATCGAGTGCCCGCGTCCCGAAGGCGCGTTCTACGTCTATCCCTCCTGCGCCGGCACCATCGGCAAGACCGCGCCGTCGGGCAAGGTGATCGACAATGACGAGACCTTCGTGACCGAGTTGCTCGAGACCGAAGGCGTCGCCGTGGTGCAGGGTTCGGCCTTCGGCCTCGGCCCGGCGTTCCGCATCTCCTACGCGACCAAGACCTCGGACCTCGAAGACGCCTGCAAGCGCATCCAGCGCTTCTGCGGCAACCTGCGCTGA
- a CDS encoding DUF992 domain-containing protein, whose translation MRRSFILAGLAAASLVASVANSGAQQQRMVRVGVLECRGGASVGFIVGSVTNLGCVLRADGLPEDRYVATIRKVGLDIGITQETTLAWGVFAPVDRLGPGDLSGNYAGAQGSASVGVGIGGNALIGGSNNSIALQPLSVQGQVGLNVAAGLESLELRPGR comes from the coding sequence ATGCGCCGTTCGTTCATCCTCGCCGGGCTCGCCGCGGCCAGCCTCGTTGCCTCCGTCGCAAACAGCGGCGCTCAGCAGCAGCGGATGGTCCGGGTCGGCGTGCTCGAATGCCGCGGCGGCGCCAGCGTTGGCTTCATCGTGGGATCGGTGACCAATCTCGGTTGCGTCCTGCGTGCCGACGGTTTGCCGGAAGATCGCTACGTCGCGACCATTCGTAAAGTGGGCCTCGACATCGGCATCACCCAGGAGACCACGCTGGCCTGGGGCGTGTTCGCGCCGGTCGACCGGCTCGGCCCCGGCGATCTCTCGGGCAATTATGCCGGCGCGCAGGGCAGCGCCTCGGTCGGCGTCGGTATCGGTGGCAACGCGCTGATCGGCGGCTCCAACAATTCGATCGCGCTCCAGCCGCTCAGCGTGCAGGGCCAGGTCGGCCTCAACGTCGCCGCTGGCCTCGAGAGCCTGGAACTCCGTCCGGGTCGTTGA
- a CDS encoding elongation factor G, with amino-acid sequence MGQDVRSPRGPRCIALVGPFQSGKTTLLEAILARTGAIPRVGSVDAGTSVGDASPEARHHKMTVGLTAATTSFMGDSYTFLDCPGSVEFAHDMRAALPAVDAAVVVCEADEKKLPQLQIILRELEELKIPRFLFLNKIDRANKRIRETLATLQPASRVPLVLRQIPIWKGELIEGFVDLALERAFIYREHKASEVVALEGGDLDREKEARFSMLEKLADHDDALMEQLLEDIQPPRDAVFDDLARELREGQICPVLLGAAARENGVLRLMKALRHEAPGIEETAKRLGVPASKEALGYVFKTLHSQHGGKLSLTRLLAGHLDDGATLQSASGGSGRISGILAVNGAYDTKRAAAEAGDTVALAKVDPIKTGDTVSSGKSPPAALFAPEPTPPVLAISVAATDRKDDVKLGQALARLHEEDPSLGVVMNAQTHDTVLWGQGEMHLRVASERLRDRFGVKITSHPPAIGYQETIRKPIVQRGRHKKQSGGHGQFGDVVLDIKPLPRGEGFKFTEKVVGGAVPRNYIGAVEEGVVDGLTRGPLGFPVTDLQVTLTDGSYHSVDSSDLAFRTAARVGLNEGLPQCQSVLLEPIHVVEIVCPTDATAKINAILSARRGQILGFDTRDGWSGWDCVRAMMPEAEIGELIVELRSATAGAGSFTRQFDHMAEVTGRAADQIIAAHQHAA; translated from the coding sequence ATGGGACAAGACGTCAGAAGTCCCCGAGGTCCACGGTGCATCGCACTGGTGGGCCCATTCCAAAGCGGTAAAACCACACTTCTCGAAGCAATACTGGCGCGAACGGGCGCAATCCCCCGCGTCGGCAGCGTCGACGCCGGAACATCCGTCGGCGACGCCTCCCCGGAGGCCCGTCATCACAAGATGACCGTCGGCCTGACTGCCGCCACCACGAGTTTCATGGGCGACAGCTACACCTTCCTCGATTGTCCCGGTTCCGTTGAGTTCGCCCACGACATGCGTGCAGCGCTTCCCGCTGTCGACGCCGCGGTCGTGGTCTGCGAGGCCGACGAGAAGAAGCTGCCGCAGCTTCAGATCATCCTGCGCGAGCTGGAGGAGCTGAAGATCCCGCGTTTCCTGTTCCTCAACAAGATCGATCGCGCCAACAAGCGCATCCGCGAGACGCTGGCAACACTCCAGCCCGCCTCGCGCGTGCCGCTGGTGCTGCGCCAGATCCCGATCTGGAAGGGCGAGCTGATCGAGGGCTTCGTCGATCTCGCGCTGGAACGTGCGTTCATCTACCGCGAGCACAAGGCCTCCGAGGTGGTCGCGCTCGAAGGCGGAGATCTCGATCGCGAGAAGGAGGCCCGCTTCTCGATGCTGGAGAAGCTCGCCGATCACGACGATGCGCTGATGGAGCAATTGCTCGAGGACATCCAGCCGCCGCGCGATGCGGTGTTCGACGATCTCGCCCGCGAATTGCGCGAGGGGCAGATCTGCCCCGTGTTGCTGGGTGCCGCCGCGCGCGAAAACGGCGTGCTGCGCCTGATGAAGGCCCTGCGCCACGAGGCGCCCGGCATCGAGGAAACTGCAAAGCGTCTCGGTGTCCCGGCCAGCAAGGAGGCGCTCGGCTACGTCTTCAAGACGCTGCATTCGCAGCACGGCGGAAAGCTGTCGCTGACGCGATTGCTCGCCGGCCATCTCGACGACGGAGCCACGTTGCAATCCGCCTCCGGCGGGAGCGGCCGCATCTCCGGCATCCTCGCCGTCAACGGCGCCTACGATACCAAGCGTGCCGCGGCCGAAGCCGGCGACACGGTTGCGCTCGCCAAGGTCGACCCGATCAAGACCGGCGACACGGTCTCGAGCGGCAAGTCCCCGCCGGCTGCGCTGTTCGCCCCGGAGCCGACGCCGCCGGTGCTCGCGATCTCGGTCGCCGCCACCGACCGCAAGGACGACGTCAAGCTCGGCCAGGCCCTTGCCCGGCTGCATGAGGAGGATCCCTCGCTCGGCGTCGTGATGAACGCCCAGACCCACGACACCGTGCTGTGGGGGCAGGGCGAGATGCATCTGCGCGTGGCGAGCGAACGGCTGCGCGACCGCTTCGGCGTCAAGATCACCTCGCATCCACCCGCGATCGGCTACCAGGAGACCATCCGCAAGCCGATCGTCCAGCGCGGCCGCCACAAGAAGCAATCCGGCGGTCACGGTCAGTTCGGCGATGTCGTGCTCGACATCAAGCCGCTGCCGCGCGGCGAGGGCTTCAAGTTCACCGAGAAGGTGGTCGGCGGCGCGGTGCCGCGCAATTATATCGGCGCGGTGGAAGAGGGGGTTGTCGACGGGCTCACACGCGGCCCGCTCGGTTTCCCCGTCACCGATCTGCAGGTGACGCTGACCGACGGCTCCTATCACAGCGTCGACTCCTCCGACCTCGCCTTCCGCACGGCGGCGCGGGTCGGACTCAACGAAGGCCTGCCGCAATGCCAGTCGGTGCTGCTGGAGCCGATCCACGTGGTCGAGATCGTCTGCCCGACCGACGCCACCGCCAAGATCAACGCGATCCTGTCGGCGCGGCGCGGCCAGATCCTCGGCTTCGACACCCGTGACGGCTGGAGCGGATGGGACTGCGTCCGCGCCATGATGCCGGAAGCGGAGATCGGCGAGCTCATCGTCGAGCTGCGTTCGGCCACGGCTGGAGCCGGCAGCTTCACCCGTCAGTTCGACCACATGGCCGAGGTGACCGGCCGCGCCGCCGACCAGATCATCGCCGCGCATCAGCACGCGGCGTGA
- a CDS encoding helix-turn-helix domain-containing protein, with product MITSFQMRAARALLGIDQRTLAELAGVSLPTIQRMEASTGNVRGVVETLIKVVEAFDRAGVELIGEQARSDSGGRGVRLKEPGPPRRVGA from the coding sequence GTGATCACGTCGTTCCAGATGCGGGCAGCCCGCGCGCTGCTTGGCATTGACCAAAGAACCTTGGCCGAGCTCGCCGGCGTTTCGCTGCCGACCATCCAGCGGATGGAGGCCAGCACCGGCAATGTGCGCGGCGTGGTTGAGACCTTGATCAAGGTGGTCGAGGCGTTCGACCGGGCCGGCGTCGAGCTGATCGGCGAGCAGGCCCGCAGCGACAGCGGCGGGCGGGGCGTTCGCCTGAAGGAGCCGGGGCCGCCGCGTCGCGTGGGAGCATGA
- a CDS encoding SulP family inorganic anion transporter, with product MSITGEHAGKLHQLRRPTFTELYLPKLVTVWREGYGLADLRADVFAGLTVAIVALPLSMAIAIASGVTPDRGLYTAVVGGFIVSLLGGSRFQIGGPAGAFIVLVAVTAERHGVDGVILATLMAGMVLIAAGLLRIGTYIKFIPYPVTVGFTAGIAVIIFASQLRDLGGITLAGKEPSEFVPKLVALAGGLHTINPSAVAVAIVSIAIIAALRRWRPSWPGILIAVVLAAVATAVLSLPVETIGSRFGGIPRELPSPALPAFSLAKATAVLPDAISFALLAAIESLLSAVVADGMTGRRHRSNCELVAQGAANIGSALFGGICVTGLIARTATNIRAGGRGPLAGMLHSVFLLLFMLIAAPLASYIPLAALAAVLVVVAWTMAEKHEFATLLRSSWGDAVVLLATFLLTIFRDLTEGILVGFALGAVLFIHRMAEMTGIEERSPLVAADRPDDGNGERVPYDPALAIDRDVLVYRITGAFFFGAASAIGNVLDGIADQRKGLVVDFAAVPFLDSTAANVLGRVAVKAHRHGIRLFITGASPAVRRALLTHGVTPPRARYRATIARAVADIKGGAAQPVADDAVAT from the coding sequence ATGAGCATCACAGGCGAACACGCAGGCAAGCTGCATCAGCTGCGTCGACCGACCTTTACCGAACTCTATCTTCCCAAGCTCGTCACCGTCTGGCGCGAAGGCTACGGCCTCGCGGATCTCCGCGCCGATGTGTTCGCGGGCCTGACGGTTGCCATCGTCGCGCTGCCGCTGTCGATGGCGATCGCAATCGCCTCGGGCGTGACGCCGGACCGCGGGCTCTACACCGCTGTCGTCGGTGGCTTCATCGTGTCGCTGCTCGGCGGCAGTCGCTTCCAGATCGGCGGGCCCGCCGGCGCCTTCATCGTGTTGGTCGCGGTAACCGCGGAGCGGCATGGCGTCGACGGAGTCATCCTCGCCACCCTAATGGCGGGCATGGTCCTGATCGCCGCGGGCCTGTTGCGGATCGGCACCTACATCAAGTTCATTCCCTACCCCGTCACGGTCGGCTTCACCGCGGGCATCGCCGTGATCATCTTCGCCAGCCAGCTCCGCGATCTCGGCGGGATCACGCTGGCTGGGAAAGAGCCCAGCGAATTCGTGCCGAAACTCGTCGCGCTCGCCGGAGGCCTGCACACGATCAATCCCTCCGCCGTCGCGGTCGCGATCGTCAGCATTGCCATCATCGCGGCCTTGCGGCGCTGGCGGCCATCCTGGCCCGGCATCCTGATTGCGGTCGTGCTCGCGGCGGTGGCGACTGCCGTGCTGTCGCTGCCGGTTGAGACGATTGGCAGCCGGTTCGGCGGCATTCCGCGCGAATTGCCGTCGCCGGCGCTGCCGGCGTTCTCGCTTGCGAAGGCGACGGCCGTGCTGCCCGATGCGATCTCGTTCGCGCTGCTGGCCGCGATCGAATCGCTGCTGTCGGCGGTGGTGGCCGACGGCATGACCGGTCGCCGTCACCGCTCCAATTGCGAGCTGGTGGCGCAAGGCGCGGCCAATATCGGTTCGGCGCTGTTCGGCGGCATCTGCGTCACCGGCCTGATCGCGCGCACCGCCACCAACATCCGCGCCGGCGGACGCGGGCCGCTCGCGGGCATGCTGCATTCGGTCTTCCTGCTGCTGTTCATGCTGATCGCAGCGCCGCTCGCGAGCTACATCCCGCTGGCCGCGCTCGCCGCCGTGCTCGTCGTCGTCGCCTGGACCATGGCGGAGAAGCACGAATTCGCGACGCTGCTGCGCTCATCCTGGGGCGATGCCGTCGTGCTGCTCGCGACCTTCCTGCTCACCATCTTCCGCGACCTGACCGAAGGCATCCTGGTCGGCTTCGCGCTCGGCGCGGTGCTGTTCATCCACCGCATGGCGGAGATGACGGGCATCGAGGAGCGCTCCCCGCTGGTGGCCGCCGATCGTCCCGATGACGGCAATGGCGAGCGCGTGCCTTACGATCCCGCGCTCGCCATCGATCGCGACGTGCTGGTCTACCGCATCACCGGCGCGTTCTTCTTCGGTGCCGCCTCGGCAATCGGAAACGTGCTCGACGGCATCGCCGACCAGCGCAAGGGTCTTGTGGTCGATTTCGCCGCGGTGCCGTTCCTGGATTCGACGGCCGCCAACGTGCTCGGTCGCGTCGCCGTCAAGGCGCACCGCCACGGCATCCGGCTGTTCATCACGGGGGCGTCGCCCGCGGTTCGCCGCGCGCTGCTCACCCACGGCGTGACGCCGCCGCGTGCGCGCTATCGCGCGACGATCGCGCGTGCCGTCGCCGACATCAAGGGCGGCGCGGCGCAGCCCGTGGCCGATGACGCGGTCGCGACCTGA
- a CDS encoding YoaK family protein, translated as MLDSRRNIALACALSMLAGYVDGIGFLHLGGLFVSFMSGNSTRLGVSLAEAQWWQAASALGLIALFVAGAAAGSLVVLGGGAERQPWLLLIETGLLAGAGLCHAYGLSNLAIAAIVLAMGLENAVFQIDGGAGLGLTYVTGALVKVGQFLAVSLTGGPRWNWAPNLLLWAALVAGSAGGALGYARINLAAIWFAAAAAALALAAIVAAAMRRPRA; from the coding sequence ATGCTGGATTCGCGTCGCAATATTGCGCTGGCCTGCGCGCTCAGCATGCTGGCGGGCTATGTCGACGGCATCGGCTTCCTGCATCTCGGCGGCCTGTTCGTCTCGTTCATGAGCGGCAACTCCACGCGTCTCGGCGTCAGCCTTGCGGAAGCGCAGTGGTGGCAGGCCGCCAGCGCCCTCGGCCTGATCGCGCTGTTCGTGGCCGGAGCCGCGGCCGGCAGCCTCGTCGTGCTCGGCGGCGGGGCCGAGCGGCAGCCCTGGCTGCTTCTCATTGAAACCGGGCTGCTTGCGGGTGCCGGACTTTGCCATGCCTACGGCCTGTCGAACCTCGCGATCGCGGCCATCGTGCTCGCGATGGGCCTGGAGAACGCCGTGTTCCAGATCGACGGCGGCGCGGGCCTCGGCCTCACCTATGTCACGGGCGCGCTGGTCAAGGTCGGCCAGTTCCTCGCGGTGAGCCTCACCGGCGGACCGCGCTGGAATTGGGCGCCGAACCTGCTGTTGTGGGCGGCGCTCGTTGCGGGGTCGGCGGGCGGGGCGCTCGGCTATGCCCGGATCAACCTCGCCGCGATCTGGTTCGCCGCCGCCGCCGCGGCGCTGGCTTTGGCTGCGATCGTGGCCGCGGCGATGCGGCGGCCGCGCGCTTGA
- a CDS encoding shikimate dehydrogenase, with translation MTAPRTPAACLIGWPAAHSRSPLIHRYWLRTLGIEGGYVIEAVPPEDLRDFVLRLSLRGFVGANVTIPHKEDVLALSTPDARARAVGAANTLWFADGELRSTNTDVEGFIGNLDAGAAGWDSAEEALVLGAGGSSRAVVFGLLERGIKRIHLANRTIARAETLAEQFGPNVHPIPWDGINDVLPRARLLVNTTSLGMHGQPSLDVDVARLPDGAVVADLVYVPLVTPLLAAAKARGLNTADGLGMLLHQAVRGFELWFGQRPAVTAELRALVEADLTKT, from the coding sequence ATGACCGCGCCCAGGACTCCCGCAGCCTGTTTGATCGGATGGCCGGCCGCGCATTCGCGCTCGCCGCTGATCCATCGTTACTGGCTGCGCACGCTCGGGATCGAGGGAGGCTACGTCATCGAGGCGGTCCCGCCCGAGGATCTGCGCGACTTCGTGCTGCGGCTGTCGCTGCGCGGCTTCGTCGGCGCCAACGTCACCATCCCGCACAAGGAAGACGTGCTGGCGCTGTCCACGCCCGATGCGCGCGCCAGGGCCGTCGGCGCTGCGAACACGCTGTGGTTTGCCGACGGCGAGCTGCGCTCGACCAATACCGATGTCGAAGGCTTCATCGGCAATCTCGATGCCGGAGCGGCCGGTTGGGACAGCGCGGAAGAGGCATTGGTGCTCGGGGCCGGCGGTTCCTCGCGCGCGGTCGTGTTCGGCCTGCTCGAACGCGGCATCAAGCGCATCCACCTCGCCAACCGGACCATCGCGCGCGCCGAGACGCTGGCAGAGCAATTCGGGCCGAACGTGCATCCGATTCCCTGGGACGGCATCAACGACGTGCTGCCGCGCGCAAGACTTCTCGTCAACACGACCTCGCTCGGCATGCACGGCCAGCCTTCACTCGATGTCGATGTGGCGCGCCTGCCGGACGGGGCGGTCGTCGCCGACCTCGTCTACGTTCCCCTGGTGACGCCGCTGCTGGCGGCTGCGAAGGCGCGCGGCCTGAACACCGCCGACGGTCTCGGCATGCTCCTGCATCAGGCGGTGCGCGGCTTCGAGCTGTGGTTCGGCCAAAGGCCTGCTGTCACGGCCGAGCTGCGCGCGCTGGTCGAGGCCGATCTCACAAAGACTTGA